The Sulfolobus sp. A20 genomic interval AGTCCCAATCGTACCTAGATAGGGGCAGTTCTCTGGTGCTTCATAGATTGCAAACCTCCCCTTTTCGTCAAGCCAAGTGCTTGTAGAAAGTATGTACGCACTATTTATTATTGCATCTTTAAGCCAATCTGGAAAATAGTTTGGCAAATTTTTATGCCATTCTTCACTTTTTCTCCTTAACTCTTCATAGTTCTCCATGAAGTACTTGGCAATTTCGTAAGAGTTCTTGAAGAAGTTGTGGTAATAATGTCCATAAGGGTAAAATACATATTTTCCTGTTATATACCAAGAGTAAGCAAATCTTACCTCTTCATTCTCCTCATATTCCGATATTATTATACTGGCAGGTTCATCTCTATGACCTTGAACTTCGTGGATATCATCAACTGGTATTTTATCTTTGTCCAAATTTTGCCAAGGCTCTTCGTTTTCGTACTGATTTAACCAATAATTCAAACTTTCACTTGGTTTCTTCTTTAAGTTATATTGGGTGATGATATGTTTAGCTTTATTTACTATTAATGTTGCATCACCTTTAGCTGGATCGTATTCATTTGCTTTAAGATTTTTATGTATAACTGCATTATCACTAATTCTTTCGTTAATCCTTCCTATACTAGTAGTTCCAATTATGTTAGGCATAGATATAGATATTATACCATTTTTGCTTCCAATTATAGTTATAGTAATGCCTACTACGGGTAAAGTAGAATTCTTTAAATCTCGGGGGATTATAGGTGAGAAAGCTTCTAGCTTGATTGAAATGTTATCAATTTTACCTAATACCTTAACAAAAGGATATCTTCCTTCGTAAGTAATTTCTCCTTGATATTCCCTAATTGTTGATAAACCGCTATTCTTCTGAAAGAGGAATCCTTGAGATTTCTCTCTAGGCTTTATAAAAACGTGAAAACCCCTAAGCAGTCTTATGGGATTATTCCAATTATTTAATATCGAAACATTTACCATCCTCACTTTATTATCTAATTCTATCTTACCAGCCCCTATTCCTCCTAAAGGAACGCCAGACGAGAGTTTACTGTCACTGCTATAAATAACCATTTTTTAAATTTTAATGATGTTAGTTATAAAGTCATATGTGAATTTAGCGCCGTTATTAAACCACGAATTAAGATGGAGAATTTTATTAAAGCAGACCCCACTTTGAAGGGTGAGTCTTTCCTTTCGTTTGTAAAGAAGACTCTATCACATAAGTGCTGACTTCCTCCCCGCCCTAAAGGGCGAGGCTTGTCCTTCCTTTGTCAGACTCCATTAAATATCTACCGTTTAAAATCAATAAAATGAATTTTTACTTTAAGATTGTTTAAGAAAAATCTGACCTCCTCTCTGCCCTAAGGGCGAGGTCTGCCGTTCTTTTTATCACTATCAGAATTAGTATCACTCATTTAATAAAATGGAAGACTTATGGTATTAGTACAGCTCTTCCTAATATCTGTCCTCTCTTCAATTCCTCTAAAGCTTGATTAGCTTCTGTAAGTGAGAAAGTCTTAACATTTACCCTCACCTTACCCTGGACATATAGTTCAACTAGTTCAGCTAACTCATTATACGTGCCTACTAAATTTCCAACTACGCTTATCTCTCTGCTGATGAAATCCACCGTTAGATCTCTGAACTCTCCACCATAACCTACTATAGAATACAACCCTCCCTTCCTTATCATTTGAAGCGAATCTCTAGGAGTGTTATGCTCACCTACGAAATCAATTACCACGTCAACGCCTACATTATCAGTTATCTTCTTAATCTCATCTATTGCGTCCTTAGCTAATATCGTATAATCTGCTCCTAACTCCTTTGCGAACTTTAATTTTCGTTCATCAATATCAATTGCTATGATTTTAGCTGATGTTAATGCTTTAGCTACTTGTAAACCTATATGACCTAAACCTCCTACGCCAATTATTGCTAAAAACGTGCCGGGATAAAGTTCTTTAGAAACTTTCTTTACTGCATGATATGCAGTTAATCCTGCATCAGCTAATGGAGCCATCGAAACTAAATCAACACCCTTAGGTACCTTTACAGCTGAAAAAGCTGACGTCTTCAGATATTCTGCATATCCTCCATCAGTACCATCTAAACCTGGAAACTTTCCATTAACACAATGCATGTCATTTCCAGCTCTACAAGCCTTACATCTCCTACAAGTTATAAATGGGTGTAATATTACTTGATCCCCTCTCTGTAGCCAATCAACATTATCACTAACTTCTTCAACTATTCCTACGTTCTCATGTCCTATTGCAAAAGGTAGTTTTGGATTAAAGATATCCTTCCATACTCCTTCTTGGATATGCAAATCAGTTCTACAAACCCCAGCCCCTCTTATCTTAACAATTATGTCATAAGGCGAGGTAATTTTAGGCTCTGGGACTTCATCTACACTTAATGGTTTATTATACTCGTGAATCCTTACAGCCTTCATTTCTCTTTCGCCTCAGCTATTAGTTTGCAG includes:
- a CDS encoding GH116 family glycosyl hydrolase, whose protein sequence is MVIYSSDSKLSSGVPLGGIGAGKIELDNKVRMVNVSILNNWNNPIRLLRGFHVFIKPREKSQGFLFQKNSGLSTIREYQGEITYEGRYPFVKVLGKIDNISIKLEAFSPIIPRDLKNSTLPVVGITITIIGSKNGIISISMPNIIGTTSIGRINERISDNAVIHKNLKANEYDPAKGDATLIVNKAKHIITQYNLKKKPSESLNYWLNQYENEEPWQNLDKDKIPVDDIHEVQGHRDEPASIIISEYEENEEVRFAYSWYITGKYVFYPYGHYYHNFFKNSYEIAKYFMENYEELRRKSEEWHKNLPNYFPDWLKDAIINSAYILSTSTWLDEKGRFAIYEAPENCPYLGTIGTCYEFGSLPVLLMFPELEKSFLKTLSSQIREDGYVPHDLGYNSLDSPIDGTTSPPRWKDMNPTFILLVYRYFKFTNDLEFLREIYPSLVKAMEWEFDVCKDGLPYLEGEMDNAFDATIIKGHDSYTSSLYIASLIAMEQIAKLMKDNKTLSNVEEKLKIAREVYRKMFNGKYFKPSDNLDGCFIAQIFGEWWTSLLGLEKIMEEEKIVSALNCILNLNGNASKYCTPNLVSDKGEIMNYSQQTYSSWPRMVFAISWLGYKYGITDFLKLAEKEWKNLVENGLTWDQPSKINARNGKPEPIVNYLDHYIGSPSVWSFLF
- a CDS encoding NAD(P)-dependent alcohol dehydrogenase, with the protein product MKAVRIHEYNKPLSVDEVPEPKITSPYDIIVKIRGAGVCRTDLHIQEGVWKDIFNPKLPFAIGHENVGIVEEVSDNVDWLQRGDQVILHPFITCRRCKACRAGNDMHCVNGKFPGLDGTDGGYAEYLKTSAFSAVKVPKGVDLVSMAPLADAGLTAYHAVKKVSKELYPGTFLAIIGVGGLGHIGLQVAKALTSAKIIAIDIDERKLKFAKELGADYTILAKDAIDEIKKITDNVGVDVVIDFVGEHNTPRDSLQMIRKGGLYSIVGYGGEFRDLTVDFISREISVVGNLVGTYNELAELVELYVQGKVRVNVKTFSLTEANQALEELKRGQILGRAVLIP